One region of Metallosphaera sedula DSM 5348 genomic DNA includes:
- a CDS encoding helix-turn-helix domain-containing protein, which yields MITELAERNILLKRFLMVGYGLSEADVEAFIRIIKGSEGRDVDYIASELGISKSRASLILKRLSDAGLVTKQKSTGSKGGRPKYVYRVDRNEVIEKMKIRASELCSDLSSIISGL from the coding sequence TTGATAACTGAGCTCGCAGAAAGAAATATCCTCCTTAAGAGGTTCTTAATGGTAGGCTACGGGCTCTCAGAGGCTGATGTGGAGGCATTCATCAGGATAATTAAGGGTTCTGAGGGTAGAGATGTGGATTATATTGCTTCGGAACTGGGAATCAGTAAGAGCAGAGCCAGTTTAATACTTAAGAGATTATCAGACGCTGGGTTGGTTACCAAGCAGAAAAGCACTGGTTCAAAGGGAGGTAGACCCAAATATGTGTACCGGGTGGACAGGAACGAGGTGATAGAAAAAATGAAGATAAGAGCCTCAGAGCTTTGCTCCGACCTATCATCTATAATATCTGGGTTATGA
- a CDS encoding Mrp/NBP35 family ATP-binding protein, producing the protein MSSNPFRLQSPQPTKQPRDLRKAPAPQVQGADLKIQSRMKNVKYKIAILSGKGGVGKSFVSSNLAMALAAAGKSVGIIDVDFHGPSVPKMLGVRGQMLTADDNGINPVNGPFGIKVVSIDFLLPRDDTPVIWRGSIKHSAIRQFLGDVNWGQLDYLIIDMPPGTGDEALSVAQLVPNITGFIIVTIPSEVSTLAVRRSINFTKTVNTKILGVVENMSYFVCPSEGKNYYIFGQDKGKKMAEELGVPLLGQVPLDPRIAESNDLGEPFFLKYLDSPASKEFLKIADKVIEMVENQKLSDLNLK; encoded by the coding sequence ATGAGCTCCAATCCGTTTAGACTGCAATCACCACAACCTACGAAGCAACCTAGGGATCTTAGAAAGGCGCCTGCACCTCAAGTTCAGGGCGCTGACCTTAAGATTCAATCCAGAATGAAGAACGTGAAGTATAAGATCGCAATTCTCAGTGGAAAGGGAGGAGTGGGCAAATCTTTCGTGTCATCTAACTTGGCCATGGCCCTTGCTGCTGCTGGAAAGAGCGTGGGAATCATTGACGTTGATTTTCATGGTCCATCCGTTCCTAAGATGCTTGGAGTTAGGGGACAAATGCTTACAGCAGACGATAACGGAATAAATCCTGTTAACGGTCCCTTTGGTATAAAGGTAGTTTCCATTGACTTCCTACTTCCTAGAGATGATACTCCTGTTATATGGAGAGGGTCCATAAAGCACTCTGCAATTAGGCAGTTTCTTGGAGATGTGAACTGGGGTCAGCTAGACTACCTGATTATAGATATGCCTCCAGGGACCGGGGATGAAGCCCTCTCGGTTGCTCAGCTAGTCCCCAATATAACCGGCTTCATCATTGTCACTATTCCCTCAGAGGTATCCACTCTGGCCGTCAGAAGATCAATAAACTTCACCAAGACGGTGAATACTAAGATACTTGGGGTTGTGGAAAACATGAGCTACTTTGTGTGTCCGTCTGAGGGTAAGAACTATTACATCTTTGGACAGGACAAGGGGAAGAAGATGGCTGAGGAATTGGGAGTTCCTCTCCTAGGACAGGTCCCACTAGATCCCAGAATCGCAGAGTCGAACGACCTTGGAGAACCGTTCTTCTTGAAGTACTTGGATTCACCGGCCTCTAAGGAGTTCCTAAAAATTGCCGATAAAGTAATAGAAATGGTTGAAAATCAGAAATTGTCTGACCTTAATCTGAAATAA
- a CDS encoding rhomboid family intramembrane serine protease, translating to MIKPTIVLMVLILVGFLVGIITYSVSPYLFSFLIQVNYLVLRGDYLSLITSIFVTNSFTDFIFNFFSMGVIYYLFGSKAGKLEYVVFLLSGLVGNILTLIFFPPYVASAGASGGIFGVLAYYILDDMLEFNRFDWNGLALLIIVFVLSDIIPGVNYVAHIGGIVGGVILAVGRKKLLGDTQGK from the coding sequence TTGATAAAACCAACCATAGTCCTAATGGTACTAATTCTCGTGGGATTTCTTGTGGGGATTATCACATATAGTGTTAGCCCGTATCTTTTTTCGTTCCTAATTCAGGTGAACTACCTAGTGTTAAGGGGAGATTACCTCTCTCTGATAACCTCAATCTTTGTAACCAATAGTTTCACTGACTTTATTTTCAATTTTTTCTCTATGGGTGTAATATACTACCTCTTTGGATCTAAGGCGGGTAAGCTTGAATACGTAGTCTTCTTGCTCTCTGGACTGGTAGGAAATATACTAACTCTCATTTTCTTTCCTCCTTACGTGGCCTCGGCTGGGGCCTCAGGAGGTATATTCGGTGTACTAGCGTATTATATTTTGGATGACATGCTAGAGTTCAATAGGTTTGACTGGAACGGTCTAGCTTTGCTTATAATCGTTTTTGTTCTCAGTGACATAATACCAGGCGTTAACTACGTAGCTCACATTGGAGGTATAGTAGGTGGGGTAATTCTAGCTGTCGGGAGAAAGAAGCTTTTAGGAGATACACAAGGAAAATGA
- a CDS encoding thiamine-phosphate synthase family protein, translating into MLDTPLSLITDILLPNVRGLVAKRLRAQGMSQNRIAVLVGVTQPAIKQYLDEDEDDLRGKLGEAGLSNEEIDSLVSNLVSLVSSGRKEEASLYFTTFGLMMLSQLKLCNFHRRVNSSISSDCRICQSLYKEDEESQLQLALSLLRNESVSKLIPEILSNLAYSKRDAREILDVLAIPGRIAVIGGVPTPASRPTWGGSRHLATILLETRRKCERWRSVMNIKYDEKVEEAILKSGLRLVKVGPSDRRDDQSIANMVASVISSCPDVVVHLGGNGVEPNCYIFGENPLEVSSKVNKIAKLCCESS; encoded by the coding sequence GTGCTAGATACACCACTGTCGCTAATCACGGACATACTACTACCTAACGTTAGGGGATTAGTAGCTAAAAGGCTTAGAGCTCAGGGTATGAGCCAGAACAGGATTGCTGTATTGGTGGGCGTAACACAACCGGCGATAAAGCAGTACCTGGACGAGGATGAAGATGATCTCCGCGGGAAGCTTGGTGAAGCGGGCCTCAGTAACGAGGAAATTGACTCCCTGGTATCTAACCTGGTAAGCCTGGTTTCCAGCGGGAGAAAAGAGGAGGCCTCTCTTTACTTCACCACGTTCGGATTGATGATGCTAAGTCAATTGAAACTGTGCAACTTTCACAGACGCGTGAACTCCTCGATTTCCTCGGACTGCAGAATCTGTCAGTCTCTCTACAAGGAGGATGAGGAGAGCCAATTACAGTTAGCCCTATCCCTTCTAAGGAACGAGAGCGTATCTAAACTGATCCCTGAGATCTTAAGCAATTTAGCTTACTCCAAGAGGGATGCGAGGGAAATACTTGACGTGCTAGCCATTCCAGGAAGGATAGCGGTGATAGGTGGGGTTCCAACCCCGGCATCCAGACCCACGTGGGGCGGTAGCAGGCACCTTGCCACCATACTCCTTGAAACTAGAAGGAAATGTGAAAGGTGGAGGTCAGTAATGAACATCAAATATGACGAGAAAGTGGAGGAGGCCATATTGAAATCTGGACTCAGGCTAGTTAAGGTTGGTCCCTCGGATAGAAGGGACGATCAATCCATTGCTAACATGGTAGCCTCCGTCATATCCTCCTGCCCTGATGTGGTCGTTCACCTTGGAGGGAACGGGGTTGAGCCGAACTGTTACATTTTCGGGGAGAATCCCTTAGAGGTATCCTCCAAGGTAAACAAGATAGCTAAGCTTTGTTGCGAGTCCTCCTAA
- a CDS encoding adenylate kinase family protein → MIIVITGTPGVGKTTVSLLLSQRLGLEYLHVSTFVIERKLYRSYDELRSSFEIDDEEVAKELNRYLSERKNVVLETVYPSLVDNADKVVVLRKHPKVLYDELKKRGWNDIKVIENVEAEIIGYVAQEANEWFKETCEIDVTNLSPEEVVNRILGNICDKPVDWLDLPDVQDLLLALDKIIS, encoded by the coding sequence ATGATCATTGTAATTACTGGAACGCCTGGAGTAGGCAAGACCACCGTGAGTCTCCTCTTATCACAACGCCTAGGACTAGAGTATCTACATGTATCTACCTTTGTAATTGAGAGGAAATTATACAGAAGTTACGATGAACTGAGATCGTCATTTGAGATAGATGATGAGGAAGTCGCCAAGGAGCTTAACCGGTATCTAAGTGAAAGGAAAAACGTGGTTTTGGAGACGGTGTATCCCTCGCTAGTGGATAACGCCGATAAGGTAGTTGTGTTGAGAAAACATCCTAAGGTGCTTTATGACGAACTGAAAAAGCGCGGGTGGAATGACATTAAGGTTATAGAGAATGTCGAGGCAGAGATCATAGGTTACGTGGCACAGGAGGCCAATGAATGGTTTAAGGAGACTTGCGAGATAGATGTAACGAACCTCTCTCCTGAGGAAGTAGTTAATAGAATCCTTGGGAATATTTGCGACAAACCCGTAGACTGGTTAGATCTTCCAGATGTCCAAGATCTGCTCCTAGCTTTAGATAAGATTATTAGTTGA
- the cbp1 gene encoding CRISPR DNA repeat-binding protein Cbp1, which produces MQEDITEKAKKMYESGRSIREIAKELSLSYSRARRILKDSGVQFRGKTPPELIQQVIEYGKQGYSANKISKLLKMNSNTVLRILKKHNLVKTKRKLTQDKIQRIMEMYKNGSSIYKIAKELDISTNLVVYYLKKLQLKS; this is translated from the coding sequence ATGCAAGAGGATATTACTGAAAAAGCAAAGAAAATGTATGAGAGCGGGAGATCCATAAGGGAGATAGCCAAGGAGCTTAGCCTAAGTTACTCCAGAGCCAGAAGAATACTTAAGGATAGTGGGGTTCAATTTCGAGGTAAGACACCACCTGAACTGATTCAGCAGGTGATCGAGTATGGAAAGCAAGGGTATAGTGCAAACAAGATCAGCAAGCTTCTCAAGATGAACTCCAACACTGTTCTCAGAATACTGAAGAAGCATAATCTAGTTAAGACCAAAAGAAAGCTAACACAGGACAAGATTCAACGTATCATGGAAATGTATAAGAATGGTTCGTCCATTTACAAGATAGCAAAGGAACTTGATATCTCTACTAACTTGGTAGTATACTACCTGAAAAAGTTACAGTTGAAAAGCTGA
- a CDS encoding zinc metalloprotease, with amino-acid sequence MSWLREWEWRFSRLNEIESFLLAIFSIAVKGISLYLLSGFFGFGVIAALVAATIAIVPHELAHRQSARRYGCYSRFTLNFTGFLFTTIINLLPFFGLVFFSGYTLISCRFFSADKRIEGITAAAGPATNIAISVLFLLGAIAVSNPLLAFFLQVISGFNAVVAFFNLLPFWILDGLKVFRWNIGVWIVLIALSLVLMYFTGEI; translated from the coding sequence TTGTCATGGCTTAGAGAGTGGGAATGGAGGTTCAGTAGGCTAAACGAGATTGAGTCATTCTTGTTAGCCATATTCTCCATAGCGGTAAAAGGGATATCATTGTATCTTCTATCTGGTTTCTTTGGGTTCGGCGTTATAGCTGCCCTAGTAGCGGCAACAATAGCTATTGTACCTCACGAGTTGGCACATAGACAATCCGCAAGAAGATATGGATGCTATTCCAGGTTTACCCTGAACTTCACTGGGTTTCTCTTCACCACCATTATCAACTTGCTACCATTCTTTGGTCTAGTATTCTTTTCTGGATATACCCTTATTTCCTGCAGATTTTTCTCCGCAGATAAGAGAATCGAGGGAATAACCGCAGCTGCAGGACCTGCAACTAACATTGCAATATCAGTGCTTTTCCTACTTGGGGCCATTGCAGTATCAAACCCACTATTGGCCTTCTTCCTTCAGGTGATTTCGGGATTTAATGCCGTTGTAGCGTTCTTCAATTTACTTCCCTTCTGGATACTGGACGGCCTAAAGGTATTTAGGTGGAACATCGGAGTGTGGATAGTACTTATTGCACTGTCTCTAGTATTAATGTATTTTACAGGGGAGATCTAG
- a CDS encoding LysE family transporter produces the protein MNALLVIFGLALGLSLAAPPGPVNSMIASESLRSKLHGVSVGLGAMTADLVFFILTLVFGDFLPRDVRYIFYLIGGALMIWLAFGVMKSTLSNRTTRANYLTGLTMGLTNPFQITWWLTSGLFMVQEFGILVIPGFFGGIVIWITLFPFLVNKFGKRIARAIKIASFVILLGFGIYILVQGALLITQIL, from the coding sequence GTGAACGCCTTACTTGTGATCTTCGGCTTAGCGCTGGGGCTGTCGCTAGCTGCTCCCCCAGGTCCAGTGAACTCCATGATAGCCTCAGAGTCTCTAAGGTCAAAGTTACATGGGGTTAGCGTAGGCCTTGGGGCCATGACAGCTGACCTAGTCTTCTTCATTTTAACTCTCGTATTTGGAGACTTTTTGCCGAGAGATGTAAGGTATATTTTCTACTTGATTGGGGGAGCCTTGATGATATGGTTAGCCTTCGGAGTGATGAAATCTACCTTGTCTAATAGAACCACTAGGGCCAATTACTTGACGGGGCTAACCATGGGTCTAACCAACCCCTTTCAGATAACCTGGTGGCTGACTAGTGGTCTATTCATGGTCCAGGAATTTGGGATCCTAGTAATACCAGGTTTCTTTGGCGGGATAGTAATATGGATTACCTTATTTCCATTTCTAGTAAATAAGTTTGGGAAAAGGATAGCAAGGGCTATAAAAATAGCTTCATTTGTTATATTACTTGGATTTGGAATCTATATTCTAGTTCAAGGAGCTCTTCTCATAACCCAGATATTATAG
- a CDS encoding MMPL family transporter produces the protein MKHLAIAWIVLMVILAPVVLQVQNYFVYSDSPFLSSTYQSIVVENLVKDYFNLSQTSYSEIYVIVNGSYNESLDSVESNLHYLQDARIITPYEIISQYQQQYLQQVSPLINSTEAKLLRVHQLYLNLTELRNALLDNISNFMCQLNVTYGVPLGKNVNAPANVISTYKTYYFLALQNLSQINASRLAGYLTFKDPYVIFFGYNNYTNETLVRQFLLNFNNYSILIRLLTGEDLPPLAYENPHEYAVQLVEREVPQPGVSLSYFHRNNSWLFIVQVPRNESLSSINIFMENLHGVVTGHLPIYAQSELYTEQNLRIIDVVTVTLVGVLLILLLRSLVPILLLVGSALIGVEVAYASLLGLRLLGYQIYYISGLVIPPIVFGIAIDYSLLFIYRYFEELRAGSKNPLTTAFRTAGRGALFSGLSITLAFASFLLSPSPLLRNIGIALVLSSVFSLLPSIGFTYTTLREISVRALSFPRREIPNPSDSRSRYLRFMVNLSIRRKYLVVVFMVISSVLAMGVFLTHTTNINANEIVPSFSESLVGLNELTRFFNYSLDYAIIKGNPNSTYSFIYNVSAQAISRGALVYGPASLGKVAFSEPTALTNKFYSHGYTLVEFYVPYPVFSDGAINFTTWLISKGLQVGGSNAQRIDIVSNTVHVYYSLTLPLTILFILVYLGVLLRSVALPIRLVLSLLFSSLVGVAVMFLVFGSVYWLSPLIVFALLFSLGIDYDMFIVLRIREEQGTEDERIRKGVEKTGLVVTAAGLVLTGAFISLTAVNMQFLREIGFAVGFSILFDTFIVRPFIVPAVMSILGKYNWWPGVRRTRNKA, from the coding sequence ATGAAACATCTCGCCATCGCATGGATAGTTCTGATGGTAATACTTGCTCCAGTGGTACTTCAGGTGCAAAACTATTTCGTTTACAGCGATTCGCCCTTTCTTTCTTCCACTTATCAAAGTATTGTCGTAGAGAACCTAGTTAAGGATTACTTTAACCTGTCCCAGACGTCATATAGCGAGATATATGTCATCGTTAATGGCTCTTACAATGAGTCATTAGATTCGGTGGAGAGTAACTTACATTATCTTCAAGATGCAAGGATAATAACTCCTTACGAGATAATATCCCAGTATCAACAACAGTACCTACAACAGGTATCTCCTCTGATCAATAGTACTGAGGCAAAGCTACTTCGGGTACATCAACTTTACTTAAATCTCACAGAGCTCAGGAACGCACTTCTAGACAACATATCCAATTTCATGTGCCAGTTAAACGTGACTTATGGAGTCCCTCTAGGGAAAAACGTGAACGCACCGGCGAACGTTATCTCCACGTATAAGACCTATTACTTTCTGGCGTTGCAAAACCTTTCCCAGATAAACGCGTCGAGACTAGCTGGTTACCTAACCTTTAAGGACCCTTACGTTATCTTCTTTGGTTATAACAATTACACAAACGAAACCTTGGTTAGGCAGTTCCTTCTTAACTTCAACAATTACTCTATCCTTATCCGCTTGCTCACCGGTGAGGACTTACCACCATTGGCCTATGAGAATCCGCACGAGTACGCCGTTCAGCTTGTGGAGAGGGAGGTGCCACAACCTGGAGTATCCTTGTCCTATTTCCACAGGAACAACTCCTGGCTCTTCATAGTCCAAGTTCCCAGGAACGAGAGTCTGAGCAGTATCAATATCTTCATGGAGAATCTTCACGGAGTTGTCACAGGCCATCTTCCAATCTATGCCCAGTCTGAACTATATACTGAGCAGAACTTGAGGATAATTGACGTAGTCACGGTGACCTTAGTTGGGGTCCTACTCATTCTGTTACTTAGATCACTTGTTCCCATTCTCTTGCTCGTGGGTAGTGCATTAATAGGCGTAGAGGTCGCATACGCGTCTCTCCTGGGACTGAGGTTGCTGGGTTATCAAATTTACTATATTTCAGGTCTGGTCATACCCCCCATAGTGTTCGGAATAGCGATTGACTATTCTCTCCTCTTTATCTACAGGTATTTTGAGGAATTGAGAGCAGGATCAAAGAATCCCTTAACGACTGCATTTAGGACGGCGGGGAGGGGCGCACTCTTTAGCGGACTCTCCATTACCCTAGCCTTCGCCTCATTCCTTCTTTCTCCGTCTCCCCTGCTTAGGAATATAGGGATAGCCCTAGTCCTAAGTTCCGTTTTTTCCCTCCTTCCCTCCATAGGATTTACTTATACGACCCTAAGGGAAATCAGTGTCAGAGCCCTTTCCTTCCCCAGAAGGGAGATTCCAAATCCTTCTGACTCGAGGAGCAGGTATTTGAGGTTCATGGTCAATCTGTCCATAAGACGGAAGTATCTAGTGGTAGTTTTCATGGTAATATCCTCGGTTCTAGCCATGGGAGTGTTCCTAACCCATACCACCAACATAAACGCGAACGAGATTGTACCTTCCTTCTCAGAGTCCCTGGTAGGGCTAAACGAGTTGACGAGATTCTTCAATTACAGCCTGGACTACGCTATCATCAAGGGAAATCCAAACTCGACCTATTCCTTCATCTACAACGTTTCTGCCCAGGCAATCTCAAGGGGAGCACTGGTTTATGGTCCAGCCTCCCTTGGTAAGGTCGCTTTCAGCGAACCCACAGCTTTAACTAACAAGTTTTACTCTCACGGATACACCCTCGTGGAGTTCTATGTTCCCTACCCCGTGTTCAGCGACGGGGCCATAAATTTCACCACTTGGCTCATATCCAAGGGTCTCCAGGTAGGGGGTAGCAACGCGCAGAGGATAGATATCGTCTCTAACACGGTTCACGTTTACTACTCCCTAACCCTGCCCCTCACAATCCTTTTCATTCTAGTGTACCTTGGCGTCTTGCTAAGGTCGGTGGCGCTACCCATTAGGCTGGTACTGTCCCTTCTTTTCAGCTCACTTGTGGGGGTTGCGGTAATGTTTCTGGTCTTTGGAAGTGTTTACTGGCTTTCTCCGCTCATCGTGTTCGCTCTACTCTTCAGCCTGGGGATAGACTATGACATGTTCATTGTGCTTAGGATAAGGGAAGAGCAGGGAACAGAGGATGAGAGGATAAGGAAGGGAGTTGAGAAGACTGGCCTAGTAGTTACTGCAGCCGGCCTTGTGTTAACTGGAGCATTCATCTCCCTCACTGCCGTGAACATGCAATTCCTAAGGGAGATAGGGTTTGCAGTGGGCTTCTCCATCCTGTTTGACACGTTTATAGTCAGGCCCTTCATAGTTCCTGCGGTAATGTCAATACTTGGGAAGTATAATTGGTGGCCGGGCGTTAGGAGGACTCGCAACAAAGCTTAG
- a CDS encoding protein-L-isoaspartate O-methyltransferase family protein, which yields MRRIDQLILSMVSDESLRNAYLKVDRAKFLPESSAKFAYDPEFADKPIPITDKVNTTALTLGIKMLDYLGLKRGDKVLEVGTGCGYYTALIAEIVGPENVTTIEVDPWIARYAEERLQDLGIKVQIGDGTLGFPGNSPYDKAVIWVALPTLPCLIYQQLVNGGVLLAPIGTQKTQNLFRVFKADPPRVDKLDSVIFMKAQGLCGFYD from the coding sequence TTGAGGAGAATAGACCAGCTAATCCTGTCAATGGTAAGTGACGAGTCTCTGAGGAATGCCTATCTGAAGGTTGATAGGGCCAAGTTTCTTCCCGAGAGTTCAGCGAAGTTTGCCTACGATCCGGAGTTTGCAGACAAGCCCATACCGATCACTGATAAGGTTAACACCACGGCACTAACCCTTGGAATCAAGATGTTGGACTATCTAGGCCTAAAGAGGGGAGATAAGGTGCTTGAGGTGGGAACTGGATGCGGATACTACACCGCACTGATAGCCGAGATAGTTGGACCTGAGAACGTTACCACGATTGAGGTAGATCCCTGGATCGCGAGGTATGCAGAGGAGAGGTTGCAAGACCTGGGAATTAAGGTTCAGATAGGGGATGGCACTCTAGGATTTCCGGGCAACTCTCCCTACGACAAGGCAGTGATCTGGGTTGCTTTACCTACCCTTCCATGTCTAATTTACCAGCAACTCGTGAACGGAGGAGTTCTGCTTGCACCAATAGGAACCCAGAAGACCCAGAACCTGTTTAGGGTGTTTAAGGCAGACCCACCCAGGGTGGATAAGCTGGATTCTGTAATTTTCATGAAGGCTCAGGGATTATGCGGTTTTTACGACTGA
- a CDS encoding DNA double-strand break repair nuclease NurA, producing MSVISDSGVSSTVVRLREGSNYVFDLEISAVDGSLHDFFTEEGEKTYVVVATVFFRLRGSRLEYLGSRVKEIVSDGNGEDLMRRMEYEEANSLNGLILMDRKITMDMDLGLSIPRSVIGIVKDFDQRERNNLDIPNPPWLIISQDGPIRKGYVKLANHGWIFRVETNVDWNSEDVLSLLYAMSREPIPEALGYNYPLFLADKMAKFYRDRAKRTFDFLTSKELVRYRTFRSLVEGRRRSWNLNQ from the coding sequence ATGTCCGTGATTAGCGACAGTGGTGTATCTAGCACGGTAGTAAGATTGAGGGAGGGGAGTAATTACGTTTTTGATCTGGAGATTTCAGCCGTGGATGGAAGTCTTCATGATTTCTTTACTGAAGAGGGAGAAAAGACCTACGTTGTGGTCGCAACGGTGTTCTTTAGGCTCAGGGGATCTAGATTAGAATATCTTGGCTCCAGGGTTAAGGAGATTGTTTCTGATGGAAATGGGGAAGACTTAATGCGAAGAATGGAGTATGAGGAGGCCAACTCCTTGAACGGGTTAATCCTAATGGACAGGAAGATAACCATGGACATGGATCTGGGACTGAGTATACCCAGATCTGTGATAGGGATAGTGAAGGACTTTGATCAGAGGGAAAGAAATAACCTGGATATACCCAACCCACCCTGGTTAATCATATCCCAAGATGGTCCAATTAGAAAAGGATATGTGAAACTTGCTAACCACGGCTGGATTTTCCGCGTCGAGACAAACGTGGACTGGAACTCTGAGGATGTCCTCTCCCTGTTGTACGCGATGTCCAGAGAGCCCATACCCGAGGCTCTGGGCTACAACTATCCACTCTTCCTTGCGGATAAGATGGCAAAGTTCTACAGGGATAGGGCAAAGAGGACATTTGACTTTCTAACCTCAAAGGAGCTAGTCAGATATAGGACTTTTAGGAGCTTAGTGGAGGGAAGGAGGAGATCATGGAATTTGAACCAATAG
- a CDS encoding ATP-binding protein, whose protein sequence is MEFEPIVGRLREVRVTTRPTADGRSSVTFRNFVVEMPYSKDLNLNVGALLAVETIRSNTYLILEVADYVPVHYGMINMDGSIPKEIRDQVMEEVSKSWKDGNSTEMWIDVFAYPIGYIATPEGFKKGYLPPLPGSPVRILSRESFREFVCARNGVEIGKVIGEDIPLTVDLSKAMVYHMGVFAFTGSGKSNLTASIIRRILNNTNAKVVIFDVSMEYSILLLDQLLAQRAEILTTDRYSPNPLDASRKFMRTHVIPEELEKFRENIRRRVEELFTSGKIRTLYIPPEGSMGLTFETLLELVKDQIDDKYTAFAQKPLFSLMLRKLDTFMRQNRISKDAPLDDSILSILDEMENEGRNAGLKENSSLFSFISSLRSYINTEVEESEEYDVEKLAIDILDKDESSPRLFILELQNLEESREVVASLLEEVMSRRKRSFSTSPILFVLDEAQEFIPFDTRQRDKSELSSNAVEKLLRHGRKYHLHALISTQRLAYLNTNVLQQLHTYFISVLPRPYDRQLVSETFGINDTLLDRTLDLEVGQWLLVSFKASLPHDVPVFFTAPNNLEEVRRALEENRPANPVNGK, encoded by the coding sequence ATGGAATTTGAACCAATAGTGGGAAGGCTCAGGGAGGTCAGAGTAACCACAAGGCCCACGGCAGATGGAAGAAGTTCCGTAACGTTCAGGAATTTCGTAGTGGAGATGCCATACTCCAAGGACCTTAACCTCAACGTGGGAGCCCTTCTCGCGGTGGAGACCATAAGGAGTAATACCTACCTTATCCTTGAGGTCGCTGACTACGTTCCCGTCCATTATGGAATGATAAACATGGATGGATCGATACCCAAGGAGATAAGGGATCAGGTAATGGAGGAGGTCTCCAAGAGTTGGAAAGACGGGAATAGCACGGAGATGTGGATAGATGTGTTTGCGTATCCCATAGGATACATCGCAACCCCTGAAGGGTTCAAAAAGGGATATCTTCCACCTCTTCCAGGCTCTCCAGTTAGGATTCTAAGCAGGGAGTCATTCAGGGAGTTCGTTTGCGCAAGGAATGGAGTGGAGATCGGGAAAGTAATAGGGGAAGATATCCCCCTGACCGTGGATCTTTCGAAGGCTATGGTTTACCACATGGGAGTCTTCGCCTTTACTGGGTCGGGCAAGTCTAACCTCACCGCCTCCATAATAAGGAGAATCCTCAATAACACAAACGCCAAGGTTGTGATCTTCGACGTTTCCATGGAGTATTCAATCCTTTTGTTGGACCAGCTTCTGGCCCAGAGGGCCGAGATCCTTACCACGGATAGGTACTCACCCAATCCCTTAGATGCTAGCAGGAAGTTCATGAGAACCCACGTAATACCAGAGGAGTTAGAGAAGTTCAGGGAGAACATTAGGAGGAGAGTTGAGGAACTGTTCACGTCGGGAAAGATAAGAACCCTCTATATCCCTCCAGAGGGCTCAATGGGCTTAACCTTCGAAACCCTCCTGGAGCTGGTGAAGGATCAGATAGATGACAAGTACACGGCCTTCGCTCAGAAGCCCCTGTTTAGCCTCATGCTCAGGAAGCTTGACACCTTCATGAGGCAGAACAGAATTTCCAAGGACGCTCCTCTAGACGACTCAATCCTTTCAATACTAGATGAAATGGAAAATGAGGGTAGAAACGCTGGTCTGAAGGAGAACTCATCGCTCTTCTCATTCATATCATCCTTAAGATCATACATAAACACAGAGGTCGAGGAAAGTGAGGAGTACGACGTCGAGAAGCTAGCAATAGACATTCTAGATAAAGATGAGTCCTCTCCCAGACTTTTCATCCTAGAGCTACAGAATCTGGAGGAATCCAGGGAAGTTGTGGCGTCTCTGCTCGAGGAGGTTATGTCAAGGAGGAAAAGGTCCTTCAGTACTTCCCCAATTCTCTTCGTTTTGGACGAAGCTCAGGAGTTCATTCCATTTGATACTAGGCAGAGAGACAAGAGCGAGCTGTCCAGTAACGCCGTGGAGAAATTGCTGAGACATGGAAGGAAGTATCACCTTCACGCCCTGATCAGCACCCAGAGGTTGGCTTACCTAAACACGAACGTTCTTCAGCAACTCCACACTTACTTCATCAGTGTCTTACCCAGGCCCTACGATAGGCAGTTGGTCTCTGAAACCTTTGGGATAAACGATACCCTCCTCGATAGAACCCTTGATCTTGAGGTTGGACAATGGCTCCTTGTGAGCTTCAAGGCATCCTTACCGCACGATGTTCCAGTTTTCTTTACAGCACCCAACAACCTAGAGGAGGTGAGAAGGGCGCTTGAGGAGAATAGACCAGCTAATCCTGTCAATGGTAAGTGA